Proteins encoded within one genomic window of Papio anubis isolate 15944 chromosome X, Panubis1.0, whole genome shotgun sequence:
- the MCTS1 gene encoding malignant T-cell-amplified sequence 1 isoform X2, translating into MFKKFDEKENVSNCIQLKTSVIKGIKNQLIEQFPGIEPWLNQIMPKKDPVKIVRCHEHIEILTVNGELLFFRQREGPFYPTLRLLHKYPFILPHQQVDKGAIKFVLSGANIMCPGLTSPGAKLYPAAVDTIVAIMAEGKQHALCVGVMKMSAEDIEKVNKGIGIENIHYLNDGLWHMKTYK; encoded by the exons ATGTTCAAGAA atttgatgaaaaagaaaatgtgtccaACTGCATCCAGTTGAAAACTTCTGTTATTAAGGGTATTAAGAATCAATTGATAGAGCAATTTCCAGGTATTGAACCATGGCTTAATCAAATCATGCCTAAGAAAGATCCTGTCAAAATAGTCCGATG CCATGAACATATAGAAATTCTTACAGTAAATGGAGAATTACTCTTTTTTAGACAAAGAGAAGGGCCTTTTTATCCAACCCTAAGATTACTTCACAAAt atCCTTTTATCCTGCCACACCAGCAGGTTGATAAAGGAGCCATCAAATTTGTACTCAGTGGAGCAAATATCATGTGTCCAGGCTTAACTTCTCCTGGAGCTAAGCTTTACCCTGCTGCAGTAGATACCATTGTT gctatcatggcagaaggaaaacaGCATGCTCTATGTGTTGGAGTCATGAAGATGTCTGCAGAAGACAT TGAGAAAGTCAACAAAGGAATTGGCATTGAAAATATCCATTATTTAAATGATGGGCTGTGGCATATGAAGACATATAAATGA
- the MCTS1 gene encoding malignant T-cell-amplified sequence 1 isoform X1, with amino-acid sequence MGKGRFDEKENVSNCIQLKTSVIKGIKNQLIEQFPGIEPWLNQIMPKKDPVKIVRCHEHIEILTVNGELLFFRQREGPFYPTLRLLHKYPFILPHQQVDKGAIKFVLSGANIMCPGLTSPGAKLYPAAVDTIVAIMAEGKQHALCVGVMKMSAEDIEKVNKGIGIENIHYLNDGLWHMKTYK; translated from the exons ATGGGCAAAGGAAG atttgatgaaaaagaaaatgtgtccaACTGCATCCAGTTGAAAACTTCTGTTATTAAGGGTATTAAGAATCAATTGATAGAGCAATTTCCAGGTATTGAACCATGGCTTAATCAAATCATGCCTAAGAAAGATCCTGTCAAAATAGTCCGATG CCATGAACATATAGAAATTCTTACAGTAAATGGAGAATTACTCTTTTTTAGACAAAGAGAAGGGCCTTTTTATCCAACCCTAAGATTACTTCACAAAt atCCTTTTATCCTGCCACACCAGCAGGTTGATAAAGGAGCCATCAAATTTGTACTCAGTGGAGCAAATATCATGTGTCCAGGCTTAACTTCTCCTGGAGCTAAGCTTTACCCTGCTGCAGTAGATACCATTGTT gctatcatggcagaaggaaaacaGCATGCTCTATGTGTTGGAGTCATGAAGATGTCTGCAGAAGACAT TGAGAAAGTCAACAAAGGAATTGGCATTGAAAATATCCATTATTTAAATGATGGGCTGTGGCATATGAAGACATATAAATGA